One Tachypleus tridentatus isolate NWPU-2018 chromosome 3, ASM421037v1, whole genome shotgun sequence DNA window includes the following coding sequences:
- the LOC143247542 gene encoding cytochrome P450 3A14-like, translated as MFLPVITVLVLLVVTWFRWRQKKLSFFQDLGIPGPKPNFFFGNLKEFQTKGAIKCHKEWIKKYGNICGFYYGRLPIIIVADLDLLKQIQIKDFHKFTGRPMFIPGGAQPVNELKSQLTLQRGEHWKEVRSLLTPTFSSSKMRQMTPIMQKAVGILMEKIAEKAQTEEDFDIYEMYQELTTDVIGQTAFGIQTNVQQNPDDPFLTNSRAIFNTQTSEFLIFLLMCFPELYSILYPIRKLVDFIWHQIFSTPGRSLIEGITKVIEERRGNPALRRSDLLQMMLDARMAREDIQNVTAKQLTAGEDEPTENDSADRKESFKDGKKQMKFITDMEIKANSILFLLAGYETTSTALGFTTHILVNRQDVQERIREEINDVIGQDGVLDYNTVNKLRYLDHVFSESLRVYPPVVTFINRVSDEDYQLGSFKIPKDTVIQIPVWHLHHDPEIWSEPYDFKPERFLPENKKDIHPMAYQPFGSGPRNCIGMRMAQLEAKLALARILRAYKIVPSEKTEIGDIQYNVKFLTIGPVHGIHVKVVPV; from the exons ATGTTTTTACCGGTCATAACAGTTCTAGTGTTACTGGTGGTAACGTGGTTCAG GTGGCGACAGAAGAAGTTATCTTTCTTTCAAGACCTTGGCATCCCAGGACCAAAACCAAACTTTTTCTTTGGAAACCTGAAAGAGTTTCAAACCAAG GGTGCTATTAAATGTCACAAAGAATGGATAAAAAAATATGGCAACATTTGTGG ATTCTATTACGGACGATTACCAATCATTATCGTAGCGGATTTGGACCTcttgaaacaaatacaaattaaagaTTTCCACAAATTTACGGGAAGACCG ATGTTCATCCCTGGAGGCGCGCAGCCAGTCAATGAATTAAAATCACAATTGACTTTGCAACGAGGAGAACATTGGAAGGAAGTTCGTAGTCTCCTCACTCCTACCTTCAGTTCCAGTAAAATGAGACAG ATGACACCAATCATGCAGAAAGCTGTCGGGATCCTTATGGAAAAAATTGCTGAGAAAGCCCAGACAGAAGAGGATTTTGATATATACGAGATGTACCAAGAACTGACAACTGATGTCATTGGTCAAACTGCATTTGGTATCCAGACAAATGTCCAACAGAATCCAGACGATCCCTTTCTAACCAATTCCAGAGCTATTTTCAACACTCAAACTTCAGaatttctcatatttttattaa TGTGCTTTCCTGAGCTTTACAGCATCCTTTATCCAATTCGAAAACTGGTGGATTTCATATGGCATCAGATATTCTCAACACCAGGAAGATCCTTAATCGAAGGAATTACGAAAGTAATAGAGGAAAGACGAGGAAATCCAGCT CTTCGAAGATCTGATCTTCTTCAGATGATGTTGGATGCTCGTATGGCAAGAGAAGACATTCAAAATGTGACTGCTAAACAGTTAACAGCTGGTGAAGACGAGCCAACAGAAAATGATTCTGCTGATAGAAAAG AAAGTTTCAAGGACGGAAAGAAACAGATGAAGTTTATCACAGATATGGAAATTAAAGCAAATTCTATCCTATTCTTATTGGCTGG tTATGAAACAACAAGTACAGCCCTCGGTTTCACAACCCATATACTGGTCAACCGACAAGATGTCCAGGAAAGAATTCGTGAAGAAATAAACGATGTCATAGGACAAGAT GGTGTCTTagattacaacacagtaaacaaacttCGATATTTAGACCACGTTTTCTCAGAATCTCTGCGAGTGTACCCGCCAGTTGTCAC gtTTATCAACAGAGTTTCCGACGAGGATTACCAACTAGGTAGTTTTAAAATCCCCAAAGACACTGTCATACAGATCCCTGTTTGGCACCTCCATCACGATCCAGAGATCTGGTCTGAGCCATACGATTTTAAGCCTGAGAG GTTTCTGCCCGAAAATAAAAAGGACATTCACCCCATGGCCTATCAACCGTTTGGATCTGGACCGCGAAACTGTATTGGCATGAGAATGGCGCAATTGGAAGCCAAACTAGCTTTGGCCAGAATCTTGCGCGCATACAAAATAGTTCCTTCTGAGAAGACGGAAATC GGAGATATACAATATAACGTTAAGTTCCTAACCATTGGTCCAGTACATGGCATTCACGTGAAAGTAGTTCCAGTGTAG